A genomic stretch from Cydia amplana chromosome 1, ilCydAmpl1.1, whole genome shotgun sequence includes:
- the LOC134650952 gene encoding leucine-rich repeat-containing protein 24, whose translation MKMRWFIVTVNVVMWKTVLAGIAPAGSCPAVCECKWKGGKQTVECVDRALITVPQPVDPATQVLDLSGNNLQILPQDAFARTGLVNLQRIYLRSCSIGQIHDRAFKGLTNLVELDLSHNLLTQIPSNSFRDAPFLRDLTIAQNPILKVHSESLSNLGSVVKLDLSKCDIREIAPDSFRNLKSLESLKLNNNKLRELPLTSLEKLEKLRAIDLSDNHWTCDCRLRELKLWLGKRKLLSTPSCSAPTRLANRPFSELAIEEFACKPEILPVSRHVMADAGGNATITCKTEAVPSANINWYWNGRLLQNGSHFNSHQKTYIFEEGDAKKKSMLVLTNLQVSEPIEFYCVATNNGGNAEANFTLHISQSSLQTTLGSAQIASLGAALFILIVIVSLGLLITFVRFRPPPACESKTPNTLDRVVSGNEVHPAVADRPHGAVLVNRQETMNYNDPKCNPVLKPPRVSDIPYTTNHYEGRGSLVTAGGPVVVSPTASAGIDPDLINGTRPDSATRPGSGEYAREGSDSLYPSGLWDQMKMTQASNLARAVSSAIPAYYNDRTPIIENCSVNGSQEELGYMSRTFPRSHAATATTTAPAAAGDAPYPADYGLPVAGAGTGAAGARTLRVWQRAPPVLPPVLKRVLTITRPSSEESFQDGCATDV comes from the coding sequence ATGAAAATGAGGTGGTTTATAGTGACAGTGAATGTTGTGATGTGGAAAACTGTATTAGCCGGCATCGCGCCCGCCGGGTCGTGCCCCGCGGTGTGCGAGTGCAAGTGGAAGGGTGGCAAGCAGACGGTGGAGTGCGTGGACCGCGCGCTCATCACGGTGCCGCAGCCCGTGGACCCGGCGACGCAGGTGCTGGACCTGTCGGGCAACAACCTGCAGATCCTGCCGCAGGACGCCTTCGCGCGCACCGGCCTCGTCAACCTGCAGCGGATCTACCTCCGCAGCTGCAGCATCGGCCAAATACACGACCGAGCTTTCAAAGGCCTAACTAACCTAGTTGAATTAGATCTCTCTCATAATCTACTCACTCAAATACCTTCCAATAGCTTCAGGGACGCCCCGTTCCTTAGAGATCTTACAATAGCTCAAAACCCAATCTTAAAAGTTCATTCTGAGTCATTAAGTAATTTGGGAAGTGTCGTGAAGCTCGATTTGTCAAAATGTGATATAAGAGAAATAGCTCCCGATTCATTTAGAAATCTGAAATCATTGGAGTCGTTAAAACTGAACAATAACAAATTGAGAGAGTTACCGCTCACTTCCTTAGAAAAACTAGAAAAATTAAGAGCAATAGATCTGTCAGATAACCATTGGACGTGCGACTGTCGGCTCCGCGAGCTAAAGCTTTGGCTAGGGAAGCGGAAACTCCTTTCAACGCCGAGTTGTTCCGCGCCGACCAGGCTCGCTAATCGGCCCTTTTCGGAGCTAGCCATCGAAGAGTTCGCCTGCAAGCCGGAAATATTGCCTGTCAGTCGACATGTCATGGCGGACGCCGGGGGAAACGCCACTATCACATGCAAGACGGAAGCCGTGCCGAGCGCTAACATTAACTGGTATTGGAATGGCCGCTTACTCCAAAACGGAAGTCATTTCAACTCTCACCAAAAAACGTACATCTTCGAGGAAGGTGATGCAAAAAAGAAATCGATGTTAGTATTAACAAATCTACAAGTCTCCGAGCCTATCGAGTTTTACTGCGTCGCTACTAATAACGGTGGCAATGCGGAAGCCAATTTTACATTGCATATCAGTCAGAGCAGTTTACAAACAACCCTGGGAAGCGCTCAAATTGCGAGTCTCGGCGCAGCATTATTCATACTTATTGTTATAGTTTCATTGGGACTATTAATTACATTTGTACGATTTCGTCCACCACCCGCGTGCGAAAGCAAAACGCCTAACACACTGGACAGAGTGGTGTCGGGTAACGAAGTGCATCCGGCAGTGGCCGACAGGCCGCATGGTGCGGTGCTAGTGAACAGGCAAGAGACTATGAATTACAATGACCCCAAATGTAACCCGGTGCTGAAACCTCCAAGAGTGAGCGATATCCCTTACACCACTAATCATTACGAAGGCAGAGGGAGTCTCGTGACCGCCGGCGGACCGGTAGTGGTCTCACCGACAGCTTCAGCCGGTATCGATCCCGATCTTATCAACGGCACGAGGCCGGACAGTGCCACTCGACCGGGGAGTGGCGAGTACGCACGCGAGGGTTCCGACTCCTTATACCCGTCTGGCCTCTGGGATCAAATGAAAATGACGCAAGCTAGCAATCTAGCTCGGGCGGTGAGCTCAGCGATTCCGGCGTACTACAACGACCGGACGCCTATAATCGAGAACTGCAGCGTTAATGGGTCCCAGGAGGAGCTGGGGTACATGAGTCGGACGTTCCCGCGGTCACACGCGGCGACGGCGACGACGacggcgccggcggcggcgggcgacgCGCCGTACCCGGCGGACTACGGGCTGCCGGTGGCGGGCGCGGGCacgggcgcggcgggcgcgcgcACGCTGCGCGTGTGGCAGCGCGCGCCGCCCGTGCTGCCGCCGGTCCTCAAGAGGGTCCTCACCATCACGCGACCCTCGTCGGAGGAGAGCTTTCAGGATGGCTGTGCCACTGATGTAtag